The DNA window ACGGTTTCTTGGGAGTATCAGCTAATGTTACTTATAGCATTCTCTTTCGGTTGCTGTGAAGTATATAGCTAGTTCTGTGATTTACCAATGACTTGTGCTGCACTACAGTTGCTAACAACGTGTATAATTAATTACTGCGGAATTTCCAATCGGAAATTCACAATAATTAATTAACTTAGCTGCTAATCGGAAAATGACTTACGCCATTTTCCGTAACTAATCATACACAAAACCGTTAGCAATAACAGCTCCAAATCCTACTTCCAAAAGGTAAATATTTCTAAAAATCATAATTTTTTATCAATTAAACTTTTTGTTGAATTACTCAAACTTGGAAACTCACTCAGACAAACATCTGTTTTAAGCTAATTGCATAGTTATTTAATAACATGTTATACTTAAGGTTATCTTCGTGTTTACTCCATGTTTACTCCGTGTTTACTCCGTATATAGTCCGTGTCAAGTCGTGTGAGTTCGTGTAAAAAACTAGAAAACAGATTAATTCTTGTGTTTTAAAGGTTAATTGGAGATGTGATTTATTTCAAAAAGGTTCACTCCTACCTCTATAATTGATTAACTCAGACGTAGAAATCTTAAATTGAAAGATCTAAACTTAAAAAGGAAATGATGCAGATTACGGCATATCTCTTAAGCGACGAAACGGCTTACTTATATGTGTCACTGCAATTGCTAACAACGTGTATAACCAATTGCTTAGTTTGTGTGTACTCGGAAATTCCTAGCGGAATTTCCTATTGGTTCGGTTTCTTTTGCTAACTTAGTTCTCGCCAACGCAACAAGCCATACACAAAACCGTTGCCAATAAGCTGAAAATCACTCATAATTGAAAAAAGAAATCTTAACTTTATTATTAATTTTTTATTTTTCAAGTGTTTTTGGACAAAATTCTGACCGAACTTATTTAAAACACAACCATAATTACAGTACAACTTACTCATATGAAATTTCGGAAATAACAATTCATTCTGACTCAACTTTCACTTGGAAAAGTTGGAAAGTGAATAATAAAAAGAAATGGAAAACCTATCAGAAATATAAGCCTGAAGTTAGTAATGGAAAAATCACTCAAAATGGTGAATTTTATACTCTGACTGAATATAGAAATGGAAACAAAACGAATTTCAATTGGACTGTTAAAATCTCTAACAAACGGTTAAGTTTTTACCATCCTAGCAGAAATGGAAAAATAAAGAAGATAACTAAATATAAGCGTATTGAATAAAAGGTAAAGCCAATTGGCAACAACGTGTATAACCAATTGCTTAGTCTGTGTGTACTCGGAAAATCCTATCGGATTTTCCTAATGGTTCGGTTTATTTTTGCTAACTTAGTTCTCGCCAACGCAACCAGCCATACACAAAACCGTTAACAACAATAGTGCAAAATTCAACAGCACTACTCTATTTGAACTATTGTTATTAATACAAAAATCTCAAATTTCTCATTTAAGATTTACGCTTTATCATTTTTTGGAGAACTAAACGCTTTTATGGTCTGGTTTTATTTATTAAGTTATTGCAAGGAAACTCTCAAGAAAATTGATTACTTAAATGGCAAACAATTTATTTTTAGAATAATATGTTTTATCATTTAAAATTGTTTTTTCGCAAGTCAGCCGAATTATCGATAGCGTTCTGTATCGTTCTAAAATCCAAAAAAGGTGTCCTTCTTTTTATAAAGTGTGTAACCTAAATGCTAGAATGATAATTACTTCTTATTTTAATTTTTGAATATTAAGCTTATCTAAAAAGCTTTGAGCTAGCATTCTGTTTCGGTTACACTAAGGTTTATAGCTAAATGCTGTGATTTACCAATGGCTTGTGCTGCAATACAGTTGCTAACAACGTGTATAATTAATTACTGCGGAATTTCCAATCGGAAATTCACAATAATTAATTATATTAGCTACTAATCGGAAAATGACTTACGTCCTTTTCCGTAACTAATCATACACAAAGCCGTTGGCATAAATTTGTGAAAATGAGAAAACTATTAATATTTTTTATAATTTTTAGTCTTTATTCTTGTTCGAATGATGACGATGGAACAGAAAGTTCTCTACCTGCAATAACTACAGAAGGAAAAAACACCTTTGGCTGTAAAATTGACGGAGAAACGTTTCTACCAAGGAATAATGGTGGATTCAGTGCTGGATACACGACTGTTTTAAGAGCACAGTATAGATATTATGAATACGAATACTATGGATTAGAACCAGGATATCATTTAGCAATTAGAGCAAGTAATTCTCTTACTGATAAAAATGTTAGTATAGAATTGGCAGCATCAGATGAACCAATTGTTACTGGGCAAACATATCCAATTGTTTTAAAAACTGATGGTTCAATATCTGCAGAATACGGTTTTTCAACAAACACACAAGACCCAAACAATCCTAATATTTACTATTATAATTCATTTAATCATATTACGACAGACGAATTTAATGGAGAGATAACTTTCAATCTTGTTGACGAAGAAAACCAAATAATTTCTGGTGTGTTTTATTTTACTTGTATAAACCCAGAAACAGATGAAATAGTGGAAGTTCTTGACGGTCGATTTGATATTGAATATGACAACTGGTTCTAAAAAAACTTATGCCAACACCGTGTATAATTAATTGCTTTGGCAATTGCCTACTTGGAAAATTCCTTCGGAATTTTCTCGCGTTCGTTTTTGTTTACTAAATTAGTTGCTGAAACACGCAACTAACCATACACAAGACCGTTACCCAACATTAGACCAAAATACTATAAATGAAAAATGATAAACTGAAAGAGAAAGAGTGGTCTAAATCTTTAAACGAAATTGTTCAGTCAGAAAAAGATCAAGATATTAAATTACCTGTTTTGTTGTTAGATAATAATATAGAATGGGAATTTGAAGTCTTCTCAAATCTCGAAAGTCTTATTAATCATTCAATTTTTTCTCATTGGAGTGGAATCACACCAATAGATTCTAAATTAGATGCAATTGTAATAGATTCTAAAGGTTTAGTGTTTAAAATTGAAAATGATTGTTATAATAAAAAATTGAAAATCGGATATTCTTATCCTAAAAGATTCGTTGGTGAAATCTCTATTTCAGATTTAAAGAAAAAAATATCGAAAGGCTATAAAGAATATATAGAGGTTTTTGAACCTGATTTCAAGAACTTAATAGTATCTGGAATGGAATTAATCAATAGTTCAAGTACCTTTTATGAAATTATTTGTCTAGTAGAAAACGAATTGAATTTAGAAAAATTAAAAAACGTTGGGTAACAACGTGTATAATTCATTGCTAGTGATAGCCTACGTGGAAAATCCTGCGGATTGTCCACTGGTTTGGTTCATTTTTACTAATTTAGTTGCTTAACACGCAACGAAATCATACACAAACACGTTGTATTTAATAATGCCAGCCTTTCTGATCTTCCCAGGTTTATTGCCATCATCAAAACTTGTAGATTAAGGTCAGTACTCTAAAAGCAGTACGGAATTGACTTTCGATAGATTTTTTTCCTTGTCAAGCTTTCGATTGAAATCGTATGAGAGTTTTACTCTCAAATACGAATGAATTCGCATAAAGCTTGCCTTAAGGTATAGAATATTTTCGACAAAGTCAAGTAATTACCCAAATACTTATCATTTAAAGTGCTGAATACTTTAATACGCAACAACTTTTAATGATCGCTTTTAAAATGACGATACCATATCCCGCGATATAGTACATAATTTGAAAACCATAAACCGGATTCAGAATCTGTTATGTAGCGTCTGTCATTCCTACGTAATTATGGAGATTCCCTATGGTCATTTCCAAATTACTAAAAACAACAGCGTGTATAATTAATTACTTGTTCCTCTTATATTTGGAATATTTATTACCATAAATAAAATGGTTAGTTTCTTTTTGCTAATTTAGTAATAACAAAACGTAACTAATCATACACGTCTACGTTGGCAGTAAGTTCACTTACTCAAACTCAATAAAATAAAACTGAATACAGTATGAATTTAGTAACCTATTGTAAATCTTGTAAAAAGGATATTAAAATAAAATCAAACGCTTCTACTCGACCTGATTTACAAATGGAAAAAGGAGATGAATTTAATGTGAATTGTCAAAATTGTGGAAAATTGGAAAAGAAACACGTGAATGACATAAAAGCTGAAGTAAATAATACAATTATTCTTGTTGGAATTGGAATTGGACTTGTAGCAACAATCTTTTTATGGTTTTTTTATGGAGCAATTGGAACTGTAAGCGCAATAATTCCTATTGTATTTTGGCAACAACAAATGAGTTCAACTAAATCTTTTAATTCATATATGATTAGAAGAAAATAAAAAATTAATGGTTTACTCAGATGAAATGGGAAAACCAACAGCCAACAACGTGTATAACCAATTGCTTAGTTATAGCCTACTTGGAAATTCCTAACGGAATTTCCTCTGGTTAGGTTTCTTTTGTTAACTTAGTTCCTGCCAACGCAACTAGCCATACACAAAACCGTTGGCAATAATATTGAAATGACCAGAGAAATTACAATAATCTTCTTATTTATATTCTTTATTTCTTGTTCAAATGAAAAAGTTGGAACTGATACTTTCTACCTTTCTAATTCTATTGACAAAACGAACTTTATTCCGAGTCCTCAAAACTCTCGAATTTTTAATGTAAAAATTAACGATAGTGCTTATCTAAAATTACCTGACACAGACGAATATGACTGGACAATAAAAGATGCATATAGGATAAATGATAATTGGATAAACAACGATACTATCTATGTAGAAAAATTTCACAATCATTATAACCAGCGAAATGGCAAAAGAGATTTAAGCATATTGAAACTCAAAAAATCTCTGAATTACAAAGTTTACGATTCTATTGGATTTGATTCTATTAATGTTAACAGAGCCTTTTTAAGTCCTGATAAAACTCAAATACTGACTTTAGAAAACCGTGACAAAAAGACTGTCATTAGAATATTTGAGAACAAACAGTTAAAATCAATAACTGATTTGAAAAAAAAATTTATAATTGAGCAACAATGTTGGTCTGATTTGAAAAATGAAATAGTATTAAGCAATGAGGAAAATGAAATTTACACTTATAATCTGACTGACTTCAAATTAAATAAATTAAACGCAAAAGGCAATAAACCTATTTGGTTAAATGGGACAGACTTAATTGCTTGCATAAATGACAACAAGGTAAACATTTACTCTTTGAGCGCTGAAGAATCAATATTTATTATTAAACCAAAAAATAAGCTTTTTTATACAGAGAAAATTGAAGATTATTATTGGTTTGAGAAGGAACAAAAATTATTACTTCGAATAAGATACACCTTAATGGAAGAATATTTTTACTTCGATGAATATTATTATGAATTAAATAAAAATACTATTGCCAACAACGTGTATAACTAATTGCTGGTTCTGTGCGTACTCGGAAAATCCTACGGATTTTCCTAATGGTTAGTTTCTTTTTTGCTATCTTAGTTCTCGCCAACGCAACTAGCCATACACAAACACGTTGGTAACAATAGCTCCGAAATTGTAACTCCAAGTTATACAGTCTTACTATAATTACAACTTCGGAACTATTGCCACTCTTACTCTTAAAGTTGAAAGCTTACTCAAACTCTAAAACTCATTGTGGCGAAAAAAAGCCTGGTTTTCTTTTCGCGATTTATTTTTGAGGTTAAGACACATTCACTAAAAAACTATTCTGAGAAAATTTTTATTTGAGTTTGAGAAAGCTTGCGGAAATAATCACTCAAACGTAAAAAGATGAACACTCAAATTCTTTATTTTAAAGAGGAGCTTTAATCTAATTTTGTACAATTTTATTTTATTAGAAAAATCTATCATACATGTATGAAAATTCACTCCTGCTCCAACACTCTAATCTGAATGTGATTACTCAGATGTGTCGCTACAGTTGCCAACAACGTGTATAACCCAATTGCTCTGTTTCTGCATACTCGGAAATTCCTATCGGAATTTCCTATTGGTTCGGTTTCTTTTGTTAACTTAGTTCTCGCCAACGCAACAAGCCATACACAAAACCGTTACAACACATATGAATCAAAAACTCCAAAACATTGATATATCTGATTTGAATCTACTCAAAAATGATATCAATAATGGAGCGCGATTTATTATGTTCAATTATAGAATTGGTCTAGGGTTGGTTTCTTTGTTAAGGTTCTCTCCTGCTATCTTTATTAAAAGAGAAAATGAAATCCCTAATTTTAGAAAAAAATATAACAGAATAAACTTGATTTTTGGGCCTTGGTTTTTATTTAAGGGTCCTTTTCTAACTTATAATGCTTACAAAATCAATAAAAATGGTGGAATTGATATTACCAAAGATATAATGGTCAATTTAACTCAAGAATCTCTTTTAAAAAAAGAAGTAGAAATAAATAAAGTTCACAACATTTTTTCAAAAGTAAGTTCATCGAATAAAAAAATTATAATTAAAGCAATTAAGAGAACCAACCTCAATCTTGTACCATTGAATAGGGTTTACTTAGGTTTATTTATAAATGTTGGAGAATATGAAGAACCATATTTTGTAATCGGAATTATGCTCAGAAATGACTCAGAATTAGATACTGAACATATAGAATTAAATTTAAGAAAATATTTCTACAAGCATGTAGATTTCGAAATAATCAATTTAGATTGCCACTCCGAATTTGGTAAAAAATTAATTGAACAAGGCGAATTAATACATGGAATCTAGAATACGTGTTGTAACAACGTGTATAATCAATTGCTGTGGTCGTTGCTTACTCGGAAAATTCCTGCGGAATTTTCTACAGGCTAGTTTTCTTTTATTAACTTAGTTCTCGCCAACGCAACCAACCATACACGAACACGTTGGCAAACATTTTGACGCAACCTTTGCAAAAAAACTACATCTATTATATATTAATAGAATAATAATGATAAAGAAACTCATATTAATATTTTCACTAATTACATTTATTAGTTGTGAAATAGCACCTGTCGATTTATCTGACGAAAACTATAAGTTTGATGGTAATGGCGGAATTAAATGTAGAGTAAATGGAAAATTAATAAAACCCAAAGCAGCTCTCAACGGAACTGGTCTCGCTGCGAGCTTGGTGTATGGATTTTCCGATAATCAACCATATATAAGTCTGAGCTTTTTAAATGATGGAGAATCTCCTAATTTTATATCAAGATCAATTAAAATAGTAATTGTTGATATTAACTTAGAATCAAATCAAGTAGGAAATATTTATATTCTTGGGAATGAATTTGATTCTAATTATGGAAAGTACAAAATAAATTCTCCAGATTATAACTTCACAACAAATATAGATTTTACAGGTCAGTTAGAAATTGTTTTTCATGATATAGAAAATAGAATATTAGGAGGTTCTTTTAGTTATGATGCTGTGAATTCAGATGGAGAAGTTGTTAGAATTAAAGGTGGTGAATTTGATATGACATATTATTAAAAAACGATTTGCCAACAACGTGTATAACCAATTGCTCAGTCTGTGTGTACTCGGAAAATCCTAGCGGATTTTCCTATTGGTTCGGTTTATTTTGCTAACTTAGTTCCTGCCAACGCAACAAGCCATACACAAACACGTTAGGCATAATTTAAAATCAAAATTTGAAATCCTATTTAAACTTTAAGAGAGAGATAACGGAATTGCAATATTTTCATATATCAACAATTTACGCTTTTGACGAAACAGAAAACTTACTCCACTTTTGGAGAAGGCATAGACTAAAGTTCGATGAAGAAACAAGTCTAAATCATATAGTATCACAACCCACTAACTTTGGAACAAAAAAAAGCAGAAAAATTAAACGACGAAAAAATCTTAACGAAATTATTTTCGTTAGACTAATTTCTGCTTTAGAAGTCTTCTTAGTCGATTTAGTTCGCGATGCTTTTTTAGAAACTAAAGAACCCTTCAAGAAGCAAGATCTAATGTTTCAACTTTCTCAAGCAGAGATACTGTCGATTAAATCAACTGCGAATTTTTTTAATAAAGTAATCAATAAAGAATGTAGAAAATTATCAAGTAGCGGATTTAGTGAAATAATTAAATATTACAAAAAACACTTTTATATCGAAATGGGTAGTTTCTCACCTGGAAGAAGTAAAATGGAGGAATATCATGAAAGAAGACATCTTCTTGTTCATCGATTAGGCCGCACAGATAGTCAGTACAGAAAAAAATATAATACTAATAAACTTTCAATTTCAATATCTGATGAGTATTTAAATGAGTGTATTGATGATTTGAGTTCATTCTGTAACATGGTTCATAACCAAATGAAATATCAACTGAAAAATGAATTTACTGTTAAATCACAAAAAACAAAATCAACTGATAGAACATTAACCCTAAATGTAGAATTTGAAAATGACATGAATGGCATGAGTTATTTTCAGCCTGATTATGAATTCTGGTCACAAGATGAGTTTTCTGTTTTCTCCGATATTTTAGATAGTAGAACTGCAATTGATGCAAATACCATTGAATTTATAATATCTGGATCATTTGCCCAAATAAGAAGCTATACTAGAATTATAAATCGTTCTCAGAAAAAAGAAAAATTTGTTGTTAAAATCATTCAAGAAAAAAATAAAAGTCAAGAAAAGCAATTTGCTTCTAGGATATTGGATGACGAAATTTTATCTGAAATAGAAAAGAAACTTCCAGAACAACCATGGATAACAGGTATTCATAAAATTATAGCTAGGGAACTCGAAGTATCCAATAAATTAGTTTCTACTGGAATTCAACAGTTAATCGCTAAAGGTGTTTTTAAACAACAAATTAACGGAATATTAGTAATAGACGAAGAAGAATAAAACTATGCCTAACAACGTGTATAACCAATTGCTAGTTTGTGTGTACTCGGAAAATCCTGCGGATTTTCCTACTGGTTCGGTTTCTTTTGTTAACTTAGTTCTTGCCAACGCAACAAGCCATACACAAACACGTTGTGCGTCAGCTGACCAACGAACAGAACATAAAATTAAAAACATGAATACGAGGAATTTTGTACTGATTTGTTTTCTGATTTTAATTGCCTTTAATTCATATGGGCAAATAGAACAAGACAGTATAAGCGCAGTACAAAAAGTAGAAAAGCAAGTTGAAAAACAAACTGAAATTCAACAATTGAAAGTTCCTATTTACAAATTATTTCCAACTACAAACTATTGGACTTTTATTAAATTGGACACACGAAATGGAAAAATGTGGCAAGTACATTTCACTATATCAGAAGAAGGTTATGAAGGCGAGCTAATTTTAAATTCAAGTTCACTTATTTGGGATGACAAAGAAATAAACGGAAGGTTTACTCTTTATCCAACTAAAAATAACTTCAATTTTATTCTACTTGACCAGTTAAACGGAACAACATATCAAGTACAATGGAATAATGATGAAAATAAACGATTCGTAAGTCGCATATATTAGATTGGAATTATTAAAATATTAAAAAAGCCGAACGCACAACACCGTGTATAATTAATTGCTTTGGTCGTTGCTTATTTGGAAAATTCCGAAGGAATTTTCTTGCGTTCGTTTTTGTTTACTAAATTAGTTGCTTAAACACGCAACTAACCATACACAACAACGTTACCTGTAATACGAAAAAACATCAGTATTTTAAATGAAAGACAGAGAATTAATCAAACTTTATGAAGAATCATACAAGGTTCAATATGACGATTTATTTGAGTCTTTAGATAAAATTTACATTAACGCTGTTGACAAACAATACGCTACAAAATTTCAATTAGGAATAATCAATCTTGTTGGTGGTCTTATGGTTAATAGTGAATTAGATAAAAAGATTATCGATTTGTTTGACCATTCAATGAAACTTGGAGGAAATATAATTGATGTAATTAATGCAATTCCACAAACAGCAAATTTTCATAAACAAGAAGAAGAGTTAAAAACAAAAAACACTGAAAACGAAGTAACAATTGTCTGGAAAAAAATTCTTGGAATACCATACAAAATCGAACGAATAAATGCAGTTATTCAAGGAACTATAAGTTCAAATTTTGAAAATTTAACAGAGAAAAGTGAGATTGCAGAATATCTTGGAAAACAAAGAGCAATAGTTGACCTTCGTAATCAAATAAAAGTAAAATTTATTGAAAATGGTGGATTAAAGGAACTTGACGAAAAAAACGGAGAAGATATTTTACCTGTAAAATTTCAAACTTTAAATAATTTAAAAGAGTGTCTAATTAAAAATGACTTGGCTGAATTTTTCAAAATCTTACAAGGTGTATTTGCTTCTCTTTCATACGATATGAAAATAACAGAAGGATACTTTCATAGTCATATCCATTTTCTATTGACTTTACTTGATTTCGATATTCATTCCGAAGTAGAAACTAATAAAGGTAGAATTGATTCAGTTATTGAAACTAAAAATTACATTCATATTATTGAATTTAAACAAAATGATTCAGAAATCGCTTTAGAGCAAATATTAGAAAAAGAATACTATCAAAAATATTTCTCAAAGAATAAAATATTGATATTAGTAGGAGTTGCAGTAGATAAAAAACAACGGAATATAATAGATTGGAAAATGAAATCACACGCATAAGTACTACAGGTAACAACGTGTATAATTCATTGCTAGTTCTAGCCTACTTACGAAAGTCCTCGCGGACTTTCTATCTGTGATTTATTTGCTAACTTTAGTGCTTAAACACGCAACGAAATCATACACAAAACCGTTGGTAACAATAGCTCCGAAATTGTAACTCCAAGTGATACAGTCTTATTATAATTACAACTTCGGAACTATTGCCACTATTACTCTTAAAGTTGAAAGCTTACTCAAAATCTAAAACTCATTGTGGCGAAAAAAAGTCTAGTTTTCTTTTCGCGATTTTTTTTTTGAGGTTAAGATACATTCACTAAAAAACTATTCTGAGAAAATTTTTATTTGAGTTTGAGAAAGTTTGCGGAAATAATCACTCAAACGTAAAAAGATGATCACTCAAATTCTTTATTTTTCGAGAGGAGCTTTAATCAAATTTGGTACAATTTTCTTTTATTAGAAAAATCTATCATACATGTATGAAAACTCACTCCTGCTCCAACACTCTAATCTGAATGTAATTACTCAAATGTGTCACTACAGTTGCCAACAACGTGTATAACCAATTGCTTGGTTTATGTGTACTCGGAAATTCCTATCGGAATTTCCTATTGGTTCGGTTTCTTTTGCTAACTTAGTCCTTGCCAACGCAACAAGCCATACACAAAACCGTTAGCAATAACAGCTCCAAATCCTACTTCCAAAAGGTAAATATTTCTAAAAATCATAATTTTTTATCAATTAATCTTTTTGTTGAATTACTCAAACTTCGAAACTCACTCAGACAAACATCTGTTTTAAGCTAATTGCATAGTTATTTAATAACATGTTATACTTAAGGTTATCTTCGTGTTTACTCCATGTTTACTCCATGTTTACTCCGTGTTTACTCCGTATATAGTCCGTGTCAAGTCGTGTGAGTTCGTGTAAAAAACTAGAAAACAGGTTAATTCTTGTGTTTTAAAGGTAAATTGGAGATGTGATTTATTTCAAAAAGGTTCACTCCTACCTCTATAATTGATTAACTCAGACGTAGAAATCTTAAATTGAAAGATCTAAACTTAAAAAGGAAATGATGCAGAATACGGCATATCTCTTAAGCGACGAAACGGCTTACTTATATGTGTCACTGCAATTGCTAACAACGTGTATAACCAATTGCTTAGTTTGTGTGTACTCGGAAATTCCTAGCGGAATTTCCTATTGGTTCGGTTTCTTTTGCTAACTTAGTTCTCGCCAACGCAACAAGCCATACACAAAACCGTTACCTGCAAGCTAAAAAATGGAAACCGAACAAAAAGATTATAATAAATCATTCAATTCTAAATTTTGTGTTCATTTAGAATATGCCATTTCAAGAGAATTTCAGTATTCAGCAGATAAAGAATTAAAACACTTTTGGTGTGATGGAGTAAGTTCCGAACCGTTAATTGGATTTGAGAACAATAAGGAATATTTGGATTATAAAAACATAAGTAAAACTAAGTTTATAGAAACTATTGCCTGGACTGGTCAAACTGGACAAACGATTTATAATTTAACAATAAATTTAGGAAAACAGTCTTTAAAAGAATATAAAGATGGATTGAGTTTGATAGATTGTATTCCTGAAGAAAACACTAGAGATTGGATTGATATTGATGTTGAAAATAAAACAATGGAAATAAAACTGAATTAAAAGCCAGCAGGTAACAACGTGTATAATTAATTACTGCCGAATTTCCCAAACGGAAATTCACAATAATTAATTAACTTAGCTACTAATCGGAAAATGACTTACGCCCTTTTCCGTAACTAATCATACACAAAACCGTTAGGCAACATTAAAACCAAATCAACGAATGAAAAGAACAATATTTTTATTATTAGCAATTCTACCAATTTTAACTTTCGGACAAAGCGAATTTTGCGATAAAAGTTTCGGAGAAAGCTATTTTCCACTTGAAATCGGATTTGAAAAACATATTACTTGGGGAAATGCATTTTATGTGGAAAGGGTAACTGAAAAAAAAGAAATTGACGGAAAAGAATATTTCAAATATGAGCAAGATTTTAGAAATGGAACTGTATATGACCTGTTGCTGAGAAACCAAAATGACACAATTTTTATGTATAACGAGGTCAAGAAAAAAGATCAGATACTTTTAATTGCAAAACCTCAAAAAGGGATTAAATGGGAGACTGGAAAAGTTGCCGAAATTGATGGAAGTTTTGAATCGCCTTATTGTAACTATGAAAACCTAAT is part of the Psychroserpens ponticola genome and encodes:
- a CDS encoding PD-(D/E)XK nuclease domain-containing protein; its protein translation is MKDRELIKLYEESYKVQYDDLFESLDKIYINAVDKQYATKFQLGIINLVGGLMVNSELDKKIIDLFDHSMKLGGNIIDVINAIPQTANFHKQEEELKTKNTENEVTIVWKKILGIPYKIERINAVIQGTISSNFENLTEKSEIAEYLGKQRAIVDLRNQIKVKFIENGGLKELDEKNGEDILPVKFQTLNNLKECLIKNDLAEFFKILQGVFASLSYDMKITEGYFHSHIHFLLTLLDFDIHSEVETNKGRIDSVIETKNYIHIIEFKQNDSEIALEQILEKEYYQKYFSKNKILILVGVAVDKKQRNIIDWKMKSHA